In the genome of Natronorubrum sediminis, one region contains:
- a CDS encoding zinc-dependent alcohol dehydrogenase: MRSSSDAHGLVFTGPKSVAVESNSIPEPGSTDVLVRTRTSAISAGTEGLIFRGDAPTNLAADDELEALEGDLSFPLRYGYAAVGEVVAVGDDVAEKWLDRTVFAYNAHESHFLAEPSDLFPVPDRISPREAALFANLETAITLLLDGEPRLGEHVAVFGQGTVGLLTTALLAHAPLETLLTFEPHAKRRRHSERLGADQSFDPTDREFPDIVRAVTDARTDLTYELSGNPAALNDAIASTGFDGRVLVGSWYGTKPASLDLGGRFHRDRIDIRSSQVSTIDPRLSGRWSRERRHDLTWQWLERLEVTPLVTHEIPLEDAATAYELLEERPDEAIQILLTYD, encoded by the coding sequence ATGCGATCTTCGAGCGACGCTCACGGCCTGGTTTTTACGGGTCCGAAGAGCGTCGCCGTCGAATCGAACTCGATCCCGGAACCGGGATCTACTGACGTACTCGTTCGGACGAGAACGTCGGCGATCAGCGCCGGTACGGAGGGGCTGATTTTCCGGGGGGACGCCCCGACGAACCTCGCGGCCGACGACGAACTCGAGGCCCTCGAGGGGGATCTCTCCTTTCCACTTCGGTACGGCTACGCCGCGGTCGGCGAAGTCGTCGCTGTCGGCGACGATGTGGCCGAAAAGTGGCTCGATCGAACCGTCTTCGCGTACAACGCCCACGAGAGTCACTTTCTCGCCGAGCCTAGCGACCTCTTTCCCGTCCCCGACAGAATCTCGCCGCGCGAAGCAGCCCTCTTCGCGAACCTCGAGACCGCGATCACGCTCCTACTGGACGGTGAACCTCGGCTCGGCGAGCACGTCGCCGTCTTCGGACAGGGAACCGTCGGCTTGTTGACGACGGCGCTGCTCGCCCACGCGCCACTCGAGACGCTGCTTACGTTCGAACCGCACGCGAAGCGCCGTCGCCACTCCGAACGCCTCGGTGCGGATCAGTCGTTCGACCCGACCGATCGGGAGTTCCCCGACATCGTTCGAGCAGTCACTGACGCGCGGACGGACCTGACGTACGAACTCTCTGGGAACCCCGCGGCCCTGAACGACGCCATCGCGTCGACGGGCTTCGACGGCCGCGTGCTCGTCGGTTCGTGGTACGGCACGAAGCCAGCTAGCCTCGATCTCGGCGGTCGATTTCACCGCGACCGAATCGACATCCGAAGTTCGCAGGTGAGTACGATCGATCCGCGCCTCTCGGGGCGGTGGTCTCGCGAACGCCGTCACGACCTCACCTGGCAGTGGCTCGAGCGACTCGAGGTCACACCGCTCGTCACGCACGAAATCCCACTCGAGGACGCCGCGACGGCCTACGAGCTACTCGAAGAGCGACCTGACGAGGCCATCCAGATCCTGTTGACCTACGACTGA
- a CDS encoding 6-pyruvoyl trahydropterin synthase family protein, translating to MYSVSVSRELIAQHYLTVPDPGAEGKLHSHRYTVEATLRGPELDERAYLVNIDRLCETMDALAAFYSDRTLNDLDAFEGANPSTERFARCFGDRLLEHLDPDGVSELRIAIDEDDVASVAHERTC from the coding sequence ATGTATTCGGTGTCCGTCTCTCGGGAACTTATCGCCCAACACTACCTGACCGTTCCGGACCCCGGAGCGGAAGGGAAACTCCACTCCCACCGATACACGGTCGAGGCGACGCTTCGAGGGCCCGAGTTGGACGAACGGGCGTATCTCGTGAACATCGACCGATTGTGCGAAACGATGGACGCGCTCGCCGCGTTCTACAGTGACCGGACGCTCAACGACCTCGACGCGTTCGAGGGTGCCAACCCGAGCACCGAACGCTTCGCGCGCTGTTTCGGCGACCGACTCCTCGAGCACCTCGATCCGGACGGCGTTTCCGAACTTCGAATCGCCATCGACGAAGACGATGTGGCCAGCGTGGCCCACGAACGGACGTGCTGA
- a CDS encoding glycosyltransferase family 4 protein yields the protein MRVGLVVDGDLEQATGGYRYDRKLVEFLESRGDTVDVISLSEASEESVGDRTGAAPSSELQTRLDRPYDVLLQDELCYARLLEYNPRLERPGSLVSLVHLLRAPDPTVYDPRAREREWRYLESVDAAICTSEYTRDRTLALAGTDLPTQVAHPAGRHDGPALTPDTVETRAHRDPFRVVSVGTLEARKNVTTLLEALARLDSSSTEWSLTVVGREDDDPAYASVARERAAELGIDDRVTFTGEVETAALESILEGAHVLAVPSRYEGFGMAYLEAMEYGVVPIAGTVGGAREIVSDGENGFLIDPTDSRRLADRLERLATDRDRLATLGVEALQTARDHPSWTDTLEPVREFLRRSIHRSGRTDGEQP from the coding sequence ATGAGGGTTGGCCTCGTCGTCGACGGCGACCTCGAGCAGGCAACCGGCGGCTATCGTTACGACCGCAAACTCGTCGAGTTTCTCGAGTCACGGGGAGATACCGTCGACGTGATTTCGCTTTCCGAAGCGTCCGAGGAGTCCGTCGGCGATCGGACCGGCGCTGCCCCCTCGAGCGAACTGCAGACGCGCCTCGATCGACCCTACGACGTCCTCTTGCAGGACGAACTCTGTTACGCGAGGCTACTCGAGTACAACCCCCGACTCGAGCGTCCGGGATCGCTCGTTTCGCTCGTTCACCTCCTCCGAGCGCCCGACCCAACGGTCTACGATCCGCGTGCTCGCGAACGCGAATGGCGCTATCTCGAGTCGGTCGACGCGGCGATCTGTACCAGCGAGTACACGCGGGATCGGACGCTCGCCCTCGCCGGCACGGACCTCCCGACACAGGTCGCACACCCCGCTGGTCGTCACGACGGGCCAGCGTTGACGCCGGACACAGTCGAGACGCGTGCTCACCGCGATCCATTTCGTGTCGTCTCCGTCGGCACGCTCGAAGCACGAAAGAACGTCACGACCCTCCTCGAGGCGCTCGCTCGACTCGACAGTTCGTCGACGGAGTGGTCGCTCACCGTCGTCGGTCGCGAGGATGACGATCCGGCGTACGCCAGCGTGGCCCGCGAACGAGCAGCCGAACTCGGTATCGACGATCGGGTGACGTTCACCGGAGAGGTGGAGACAGCGGCCCTCGAGTCGATTCTCGAGGGTGCACACGTTCTCGCTGTTCCCTCTCGCTACGAAGGATTCGGCATGGCCTACCTCGAGGCGATGGAGTACGGCGTCGTCCCAATCGCCGGCACCGTCGGCGGCGCGCGCGAGATCGTCTCCGACGGCGAGAACGGGTTTTTGATCGATCCGACCGACTCGAGACGACTTGCGGACCGACTCGAGCGTCTGGCAACCGATCGAGACCGTTTGGCGACCCTCGGCGTCGAGGCGCTGCAAACCGCTCGGGATCACCCGTCGTGGACGGACACGCTGGAACCCGTCCGTGAATTTCTCCGCCGATCGATCCACCGGTCGGGACGCACCGACGGTGAGCAACCGTGA
- a CDS encoding 50S ribosomal protein L11 — translation MAGTIEVLVPGGQANPGPPLGPELGPTPVDVQAVVQQINDETAAFDGTEVPVTVDYEEDGSFEIDVGVPPTAALVKDEAGFDTGSGEPQEDFVADLSVEQVKTIAEQKHPDLLAYDTINAAKEVVGTCASMGVTIEGDDARAFKEKVDSGEYDDVLAEA, via the coding sequence ATGGCTGGAACCATCGAAGTGCTCGTTCCGGGTGGCCAGGCCAACCCTGGCCCACCGCTCGGTCCCGAGCTCGGACCGACTCCCGTCGACGTGCAGGCGGTTGTACAACAGATCAACGACGAGACTGCGGCGTTCGACGGCACGGAAGTGCCCGTCACCGTCGACTACGAAGAAGACGGCTCCTTCGAAATCGACGTCGGTGTCCCACCGACGGCCGCACTCGTCAAGGACGAAGCCGGGTTCGACACCGGCAGCGGCGAACCACAGGAAGACTTCGTCGCCGACCTCTCGGTCGAGCAGGTCAAGACGATCGCCGAGCAAAAACACCCCGACTTGCTCGCCTACGATACGATCAACGCCGCGAAGGAAGTCGTCGGCACCTGCGCCTCCATGGGCGTCACCATCGAAGGCGACGACGCTCGAGCGTTCAAGGAGAAAGTCGACAGCGGCGAGTACGACGACGTCCTGGCTGAAGCGTAA
- the cutA gene encoding divalent-cation tolerance protein CutA, with product MPTVYITAPPADAEAIANTLVEERLAACVNRLSTTSTYHWDGEIHHNDEAVLLAKTTDDAYEDLVERLEEIHPHDVPCIERFDEAHVLESFAEWRADALE from the coding sequence ATGCCAACCGTCTATATCACCGCGCCACCGGCCGACGCCGAGGCAATCGCCAACACGCTGGTCGAAGAACGTCTCGCGGCCTGCGTAAATCGATTGTCGACGACGTCAACCTATCACTGGGATGGCGAAATCCACCACAACGACGAAGCCGTCTTGCTCGCGAAGACGACCGACGACGCGTACGAGGATCTGGTCGAGCGACTCGAGGAGATTCACCCCCACGACGTCCCCTGTATCGAACGATTCGACGAGGCACACGTCCTCGAGTCGTTCGCCGAGTGGCGAGCAGACGCCCTGGAGTAA
- a CDS encoding HEWD family protein: protein MSVDVRTPTARVCERCERAEHWDTSLEAWQLVHEDGEKQVGNPHCLHEWDINGTFNPVSGPE from the coding sequence ATGAGTGTAGACGTACGCACGCCAACCGCCCGCGTTTGTGAACGGTGCGAACGAGCAGAACACTGGGATACCTCCCTCGAAGCCTGGCAACTCGTCCACGAAGACGGCGAGAAGCAGGTTGGGAATCCCCACTGTCTCCACGAGTGGGACATCAACGGGACGTTCAATCCAGTTTCTGGACCCGAGTAA
- a CDS encoding phosphoenolpyruvate carboxykinase (ATP), whose product MSETGTESRPLARQLPDPKTASNVRYNPSLEELRELAADDETTTEFDSPSYVSEYRSRSSDRTKNAKDSEFDARDRDLVDTALELAGNRELVCVDRLMGRHADATYCCRLFVPVDYARIALAWANLFEPTDGREPDLVTVQLPDYDETAIRVLPEEGVTTVLGSDYTGEAKKSFLRLFMYQLKKQGGLGLHAGSKRVRVRNENDDLQTVGQVFMGLSATGKSTLTSHGCWLEDDEDAAMLQDDVCGLLPDGSVPGSEGEGLYIKTIGLDEDEQPELYEAATDDSAILENVAVDDDGTVHFDEDRYTANSRAIVQRDELESADEEIDLERIDQVFFITRNPLMPPVAKLNERQAAVAFMLGESIETSAGDPSRAGESIRVVGTNPFIIGPEGEEGNIFQDLIEALDVECYVINTGYLGEKSADIGVEESVTILTETARDTIEWRDDDQTGLTIPESVPGLDIADYYVPDHVEDYEAALAELRADRRDYLEQFDELREEIADAVY is encoded by the coding sequence ATGTCCGAAACCGGGACGGAGTCCCGTCCGCTGGCCCGACAGCTTCCCGACCCGAAAACTGCGTCGAACGTTCGATACAACCCATCACTCGAGGAGCTTCGCGAACTTGCAGCCGACGACGAGACGACGACCGAATTCGACTCGCCGTCGTACGTCAGCGAGTACCGCTCGCGGAGTTCCGATCGGACGAAAAACGCCAAAGATAGCGAGTTCGACGCCCGCGATCGCGACCTCGTCGACACCGCGCTCGAACTCGCAGGAAACCGAGAACTGGTCTGCGTCGACCGACTCATGGGTCGTCACGCAGACGCGACGTACTGCTGTCGGCTCTTCGTCCCCGTCGACTACGCCCGAATCGCCCTCGCGTGGGCGAATCTGTTCGAACCCACCGACGGCCGAGAACCTGACCTCGTTACGGTCCAATTACCTGACTACGACGAGACTGCGATCCGCGTCCTTCCGGAGGAAGGCGTGACGACGGTACTCGGCAGCGACTACACCGGCGAAGCCAAGAAGTCGTTCCTCCGGTTGTTCATGTACCAGCTCAAAAAACAGGGCGGACTCGGCCTCCACGCTGGCAGCAAACGCGTCCGCGTCCGTAACGAAAACGACGACCTCCAAACTGTCGGGCAGGTGTTCATGGGTCTCTCGGCGACTGGCAAATCGACGCTCACTTCACACGGGTGCTGGCTCGAGGACGACGAGGACGCCGCGATGCTTCAGGACGACGTCTGTGGTCTCCTGCCCGACGGCTCCGTTCCGGGCAGCGAGGGTGAGGGCCTCTACATCAAGACGATCGGCCTCGATGAAGACGAACAGCCCGAACTCTACGAGGCAGCGACCGACGACTCCGCTATCCTCGAGAACGTCGCCGTCGACGACGACGGCACGGTGCACTTCGACGAGGACCGATACACGGCGAACTCGCGTGCCATCGTCCAGCGCGATGAACTCGAGAGTGCAGACGAGGAAATCGACCTCGAGCGGATCGATCAGGTCTTTTTCATCACCCGAAACCCCCTGATGCCGCCGGTCGCGAAACTCAACGAGCGGCAAGCCGCCGTCGCGTTCATGCTCGGCGAATCGATCGAGACCAGCGCGGGTGACCCCTCTCGAGCAGGCGAATCGATCCGCGTCGTCGGAACGAACCCGTTCATCATCGGCCCGGAAGGAGAGGAAGGAAACATCTTCCAGGATCTGATCGAGGCGCTCGACGTCGAGTGTTACGTCATCAACACGGGCTATCTCGGCGAGAAGTCTGCAGATATCGGCGTCGAGGAGTCCGTCACGATCCTGACCGAAACCGCTCGAGACACGATCGAATGGCGTGACGACGATCAGACGGGACTGACCATCCCCGAATCGGTTCCCGGACTGGACATCGCGGACTACTATGTCCCCGACCACGTCGAGGACTACGAGGCGGCCCTCGCCGAACTGCGCGCCGACCGACGTGATTACCTCGAGCAGTTCGACGAACTCCGAGAAGAGATCGCGGACGCCGTTTACTAA
- a CDS encoding cupredoxin domain-containing protein yields MNRRAYLAAVCSSVSVGLAGCSTVRSAFEDDACDGDDCDIGMTRNEFVPEEYEASVGDTVVWKNTSDARHTVTALDNGIPDDAEYFASGGYEDQQTAVDAWHEEEGGKIELRETYEHTFEVPGEYEYICEPHIGGGMVGTVIVTE; encoded by the coding sequence ATGAACAGGCGCGCCTACCTCGCCGCCGTTTGCTCTTCCGTCTCCGTCGGGCTAGCAGGCTGTTCGACGGTCCGCAGCGCCTTCGAAGACGACGCGTGTGATGGTGACGATTGTGATATCGGGATGACCCGCAACGAGTTCGTCCCCGAAGAGTACGAAGCGAGCGTCGGCGATACCGTCGTCTGGAAGAACACCAGCGACGCTCGTCACACCGTCACTGCGCTCGACAACGGCATTCCGGACGATGCAGAGTACTTCGCGAGTGGGGGGTACGAAGACCAACAGACGGCCGTCGACGCGTGGCACGAGGAAGAAGGTGGAAAGATCGAACTCCGTGAGACGTACGAACACACCTTCGAGGTGCCAGGGGAGTACGAGTACATCTGTGAACCCCACATCGGTGGCGGCATGGTCGGGACGGTCATCGTCACCGAGTAA
- a CDS encoding protein sorting system archaetidylserine synthase (This PssA-like phosphatidyltransferase, along with a PssD-like decarboxylase, is required in Haloarchaea for the archaeosortase ArtA to replace the PGF-CTERM sorting signal with a C-terminal lipid anchor.) has product MLPRFVGRLGVADAVTIANAALGFVAIVVAFVDIDLAARLILLAAIADGLDGILARRYGGTDAGPYLDSLADVASFGVAPAVLAFVVVTDGLAIGFDAVTGELLLVTIICALFVATAVTRLGMYTAYDISGNYTEGVQTTLAATVLGAAILAGRPEPWLVLAITGAFCYLMVSRIRYPDLLVRDAAIMGIVHALAILIPSFAGRTFPYALLTLGIAYMTLSPWLYWRQDPEPAAAEVHGNA; this is encoded by the coding sequence ATGCTTCCCCGGTTCGTCGGGCGACTCGGCGTCGCCGACGCCGTGACGATTGCAAACGCCGCCTTGGGGTTCGTCGCGATCGTCGTGGCGTTCGTCGATATCGATCTCGCCGCCCGCCTCATCCTCCTCGCAGCCATCGCGGACGGTCTCGACGGGATTCTCGCGCGTCGCTACGGTGGGACCGACGCTGGTCCGTACCTCGACTCGTTGGCCGACGTCGCTTCCTTCGGCGTCGCCCCCGCCGTCCTCGCGTTCGTCGTCGTTACTGACGGCCTCGCGATCGGATTCGATGCAGTGACCGGTGAACTCCTCCTCGTGACGATCATCTGTGCCCTCTTCGTCGCCACAGCGGTCACCCGTCTCGGCATGTACACCGCCTACGATATCTCCGGGAACTACACCGAAGGCGTCCAGACGACGCTCGCGGCGACTGTCCTCGGTGCGGCGATCCTCGCGGGTCGCCCCGAACCCTGGCTCGTCCTCGCTATCACGGGCGCGTTCTGTTACCTGATGGTCTCTCGCATTCGCTACCCCGATCTACTCGTTCGCGATGCAGCCATCATGGGCATCGTCCACGCGCTCGCAATCTTGATCCCGAGTTTCGCCGGTCGCACGTTTCCGTACGCCCTGTTGACACTCGGCATCGCCTACATGACCCTCAGCCCCTGGCTGTACTGGCGCCAGGATCCCGAGCCAGCGGCCGCCGAGGTGCATGGAAACGCTTAG